A region of the bacterium genome:
GACATCACCACGCAGACGCTGCTGCGCTACTTCGATTCGAAGGCCCAGCTGGCCCTGGCGCCGCTTACGGCCCACCTCGGGGAAATAGAGCGATTTCTCCTGGACCAGAACCGCTCGGTCGACACGTTGTCTGCGTGGCGTCGCTATCTACAGCTGGAAGCCGAGGAGGCCACGAACCCATCTGAATCGACGACCGCTACGTATGTCGCAAACCTCCGCGCCTACGACGCATGGGTCGACAAGGATCCCGTGTTGGTCGCCAGCCTCAGCGGCGTAGAGCGGGAACTCCAGGGGATTCTGGCGACCGCCTTGGCCCGGGATGCCGGGGTCGGATCCGATGACCTGCACTCGACGCTGGTCGCAGCCCTGCTGGTCGCCGGGCGCAGAGCCATCTGGGACCGCTGGCTCGCGCGCAGCTGCGAGACCGACTCCCTCGTCGAGGACCAGCTGGCCGTGGTGGACTACGCGGTTGGCAAGAGGCGTTTCCGAAACAATTGACCCGGCTCGGTGCATCCGCCTTGGTGACACTTTATGTCGAAGCCCTGGGTAGTTGGCGTGGGTCGAGCAAGAGCCGTGGCTGCAGACCAACCTGGAAGCCATGGGAAACAGCCATTCCGAGTACGGTGTCGAAGACCGCGCGTACGACTGGATGGTGGAGTGCATGCCCGATGCCCTGGAGCAGGTTCCGGGCGCGAAATGGTGCGACGAGTACGAACCGGCCTGGTGCAGCACCCTCGGTCATCTCACCGATGTCATGCGAGCCGCTGGAGCCCGGCAGACACGATCACAGCCACGGTAGCGTCGCTCAGAGGGAAGTGAGGCGGCCGTAGACGGTCGTGAGGGCTCGAGGAAGGTGGTCGGGACGCGGAAGAATGTGCCACGCCCCGGGACCGAACATGGCGGGGAGGTAGTCGCGCGCCACGGCGTCGACGGCGAGCGCGTGGACGCAGATGCCGCGGGCTTCGGCCTCGCGAAGAGCCTGTCGAACGTCGGCGACGCCGTAGCGGCCCTCGTAGCGGTCGTAGTCGGTCGGTTTTCCGTCGCTCACCAGGAGCAATAGACGACGGTCGGCCACGGTTTGGGCCAGCTCGGCGGTGGCGTGGCGCAGGGCGGGACCGATGCGTGTGTAGCCCTGCGGATCGAGGACGGCCAGCCGCTTCCTGCCGACCTCCCAGGGGTCGCTCCAACCCTTGAGCTCCCAGACACGGCAGCGATTCCGCGTGTGGGACGCGAACGCCAGGACCTGGAACGCATCGTCCAGATCAGCCGCCACCTCGCCCAGTACCAGGACCGCGTCGCGCGCGACGTCGAGTACGCGCTGGTTGGCGACCCATGAATCGGTCGAGAGCGAGACGTCGAGCAGAACGGTCGTGGCGAAGTCGCGGCGCCGCTTTTCCTCTCGCACATAGAGTCTCGCGTTCTCGCCGTGGCCCGCACGCGCCGCGCCGTACTCGTCGACGATGGCGGCCAGATCGATTTCCTCGCCGTCGAGCTGTCGGTCCTTGGGCCGATACTCGGATCGATGAATCGCGAGGCGCTTTCGCAGGTCGTCGATGACCCGGCGGTGTCGCCGGAGGGTCTCCACGGGCCAGGCAGGATCGATTGCGTGAACCGGAGTCGGGTACACGACGCACCAGTCCTTGCGGTAGGCTCGCGCCCGGAAATCCCATTCGTCATAGGGAACACCACGCTCTCCCATGACCGTGCTCGCGACATCGGGTACGGCGCTGTCCATCTGCAGGTCTGCGCGGAGCATGGATTGAACCTCCGCTCCGCCGCGCATCACTTCGCCGAGGTCGACGTCCTCGAGCGCCTCCAGGTGATCCAGGAGTTCGTCGCTTCCGTCGGTATCGCGCGCCCCTCCCTGGTAGCTGTCGGCGGTCTCCACCTTCTCGAAGCTGTGAATCAGCACCGCGTCTTCCTGTTCCCGGGGGTCCAGCTCCACCCGACGGACCTCGTCCACCGGCGGGGCTTCGATCTCGGTTCCGGGGCCCGGCGGAGGAGTTTGCTCCGCCGGCTCATCCGTCTCCGGCGCGGTCGCACCGACTTCGGCGATGAGCTCGCCCCAGATGGGAATCCCGGGGCTCTCGGGGCCTCCGCTGCGCGCCGCTGCGAGCTGCGCCGACAGATCCGGATTCTCCCAGGGCCGGTCGCCGCGAAGGGCGGCACGGCGGATCTCCTCGAGCATGCGTTCGCGTCCCCGGAAACCGGCGAGCGGTGGG
Encoded here:
- a CDS encoding TetR family transcriptional regulator, translating into MGQETAQAVHSLRERKKAKTRAALIEASQRLFARRGYTGTTLGDISAEVDITTQTLLRYFDSKAQLALAPLTAHLGEIERFLLDQNRSVDTLSAWRRYLQLEAEEATNPSESTTATYVANLRAYDAWVDKDPVLVASLSGVERELQGILATALARDAGVGSDDLHSTLVAALLVAGRRAIWDRWLARSCETDSLVEDQLAVVDYAVGKRRFRNN
- a CDS encoding globin, with amino-acid sequence MAWVEQEPWLQTNLEAMGNSHSEYGVEDRAYDWMVECMPDALEQVPGAKWCDEYEPAWCSTLGHLTDVMRAAGARQTRSQPR